The DNA window GATCGACACAGTTGACCCGCGCCCCGGACTCAATCACGGTGTCCGGGGTGCCCTTCCGTTGAAGACGACGCGAGACGGATCAAGGCGTGCCTTTTTGTTCCCCATCGATCAGAACCACCTGCCGCGCCTCGCGATTGGCCACGGGACGGCCTACGGTGATCACGATCGAGCCGTCCTTCGCCACCGCGTCGGCGACGTCGGGAACTCCGTTCGGATAGACAGCCGTCGCCCTCCGGAGCGGAGCCGGCCGGCCGTTGATCACGGGAGGCCCGAAGGTGACCGTCAACTCCGGGATCTCGGAGACGGGACGGAGAGGCCCGTAAATCTCGACGAAGTTGGCGATCGAAGGCTTCAGGACGAGGTTCTCTCCCGGCACACGCAAAGCACCGATGAAAATGTTCTCGTGACGCTCATGCGAGTAAACGAACGCCCCGACCCAGGTGAAGGGAGCGCCGTCGATCTCCTCGCGATCCATGCGGACGAGGCGATAGGTATACGTCCCTTTTGACCAGGCATGGGGGCGTCGGACGCTGATAAAATCACCCTCGTGCCCGGAACTCTGAAGCAGGCCCCCGGCAGAGGGTCGAATCGCGTCGAGCCTGCGCTCGCCCCACATCGAGAACAGGAAGCCGGGGCCAATGCGTCGGAGTCGCTGATCGTCTCGGGTGTAGCCGTCGGCCTGGGTCTGGATGCCGCCGTAAAAGGGGGTGTCTCCCAGGTGACCAAGTCCGATCGGAGCGATGTAAAGGTTGACCGAGGCGGGAACGTCGTCGCTGATCGCCACGTCCACCGCCAGGCTCTCAAAGGGCATGGGCGCATGAAGATCCCACCACATATCGACCAGATGCCAGGGCATCGGCGCGTACGATCCCTCGTCCCTCGCCTCCTGTCCAGGGACGATACCTGAGCCGACCGAGCCACTGACGGCAAGCATGGCAAACAGCGCCATGACAACGAATCGAGCATCTCGCATCGGTGCCGTTCCTCGAAGCGAAGCAGAACGTGAGGGAGGGCGATCACTCAGCGCAGCGCACGATCAATCCTCATCACCGCTGAGCAGGTGACGGCTCGACTGGAAGTAGCGGCGCTGGCGGGTCTGAGACGTCGGGGCATCGGCCGCGAACTGGCCGCGAAGGTCGTCGAGGTTCGCCCGGCAGAAGGGGCACTCGATGACATCGAGATGAAACGTGATGTAGTCGTGATAATCGGGATCAAGCGCCTCGATCAGGTAGCTGCCCAGGTCCTCTCGCGACGGGCAGGAAAGCCGAGCCCGCCGCCAGATGGCGCCCAGGGTGTGGATGGCGCTTTCGGGGCGGTCCTGGCGGACGTCTTCGAGGCGTTGCCGGAGCGAGGCCGAGCCGCGCAACGCCCGCTCGACGCGGGCCATCTCGGCACCCGAGAGGGATTCGGCCAGGTAGGCCCGGAGCGTCTCATCGTCGATGGCGGGGGGGGCGGGGTCGGCCATGAGGCTAGGGTTCCGTTCCGGTCCGTTCAATCAATCAGTCCAGACCGCCAAGGCTCATGCCGGCGCGGCGGGCCATTTCTTTCAGGCGGCTGATGGTCTGGAACTTGTAGCTGGCGACGGCCTGTTCGGTCAGGTCAAGATGGGTGGCGACGTCCTTGTTGGCCCACCCCTTGACGATCAAGAGTTCCAGGCAGCGCAAGCGGTTGAAATCCCCCTTGGCTTGCCAGTCCGCGATGATCTGCCCTAGGGCTTCGGTCAACAGGCGTTCCTCGGCGTCTCGGCGTTCAGAGCTTCGGGCGATGCTGCTGGCCGCTCGGGCGGGGCCGGCGACTTCTTCGAGGGGTCGGCCGTGGTCGTCGGAGCCGAACTGGTCGATCGGCCGACGCCCCTGGCGACGGAGCTGGTCGGTCAGCTTGTGGGCGGCGATCGAGAAGAGGTAGGCCTCCAGATCGCGGCGGTCGTCGAAGTTTGGCAGGCTGGTCAGGAAGCCGATGAAGGTCTCCTGCACCACGTCCTCGCTGGTCGCCCGGTCGTGCAATCGGCTATCGACAAAGGCGAGCAACCGCCCCTCGTAGCGCTCGATGAGCACCTGCCAGGCGCGCATATCGCCCTCACGAATCTGGGCGATCAACAGCATGTCGGCTTCGGAAGCGGCCATCAGACCTCGGTCGGCGTCAAGCCCTGGTGTATCGCCACCCTACGGATCAGGTCGTGACGTGTTCCCGATCATGATACGACGTGGCGGGGGGATCGAGCCAACGAATTCTCTCGGACGATGCCCGATTCTCTCCATTTTTTCCAGTCGACGGGTCGGGGTCGATCGGCCGCGAGCCGAGCCGGTTGGGATCAATCGCGAGAGAATCGTTGCGCGGCGAAGGTCATGACGTTGATGTACCGGTATCCCCCTCCGGTCGCATTGGCCAGGGTGCGCAACGGGACCGACAGCCCGGAGTCGGGGCCGATGCCGAACTCAATGGCCTGCACGCGGATCGGGCCGGCGGCTCGGATGAGCAGCTCGGCCTCGCGGTCGGTCATGTCGTCGGCGTCGGTCAGAAAAAAGATGACCTCGGGCTGCATGGCGTAGGCGGCCATCAGGGCGTCGACGTGATTCGTGCCGCCGTCGGCGGGAATGTCGGAAAGTCTCGACTCGAACCGGGCCTTGTTCGCCGAATCGGCCGGCATCATCCGGGGGCGTCCGGTCGCGTCGAGAAACGGCGTGGCCCGTTCGTTGTAGAAGACAACGCCGAATCGGGCGTCGTCGGGCAATCGGCGAAGGCTGGCGAGCAGTTCGCGCTTGGCCATGTCGATCGAGCTGCGGTTAGTCATGCTGGCCGATCGGTCGATGACGTAGACGAACGATGTGGCCCGTTCCTTCGCACCGAAGAACTCGGTCCCGGCACCAATGCCCTGCCCCTGGCCTCCTCCGGAGCCGCCGCCGTCTCCGCCGCCGCCGCCGGTGCCCGGGCCGGGCAAGACCCCGACGCCGGGCATCGTGGGCAAGGGCAAGGGCTCGGCACCGTCATTCGGAGACGCCGCGGTCGGCACGGCCAGAATCTCGTCGATCAGGGAATCGGCCACGGCGTCGGGATCGGTCATGGTCGTCGCCTGCACGTCGACCATCGCGCCGAGCCGTTCCATCTGCTCGGGGGTCAGGGTGCCTCCCAGGTCCCCCGGCCCTCCTCCGGGAGCGACCCCCGAGGCTCGGTTGTCGACCGGCCCGATTTCGCCGACCAGGCCGGGCGGTTCCTCGTCCGAGGCGCCTCGGGGCAAAACGGCCTGCAAGACGAACAGCGAGCAGACAATCAGGATGGCCCCGTGAAAGGCCGCCGAGCCGAGCAAGGCCCGCAAATCGGTCAGGGGGGATCGGCCGAGTTCAAGAGGCATGGCGCGGTCCTCCTCGGTCGGGGTCCGATCGTCGGCCGTCCGATCCCGTTGGGGACTCCAGGTGAGGACCCGAATCGGCTTCAGCCGGGCCGTCGAGGAACTCCGGAGGCGGGCCGTCGATCGCGTCTCGGAGCCGTCGCCGCGGTCGAGGACGCGTGAGGAACTGACGGACGATCACCGAAATCACGGCCGCAGCCACGATCAGGCCGACCAGCCAGTCGATCTCTCGGAACGGGCCGATCGGCTGCCAGCGGCCCCGGGCGGGGCCTCGGATCACTTCCGGAGGCTCCGGACCGACGAGCAACGGGGCCAGCCTCGGTTCGTCGGCCGCCTCGTAGCGTACTCGCTTGTGATAGGTCCCGGTAAAGCGAACGGTTCCGCCGAGAGGGGTCGGGTCGCCCCCCTCGGGCTCGGCGTAGACGAGACAGGTCGGGTTGCCGGTCTTCGAGGCGATCCAGAGCTCGACCAGCGGCGGATACTCGCCAATCGCCCCCTGTCGGAAACGTCGGGCGGCGCGACCTTCAATGATGACCCGGCGGCCGAGCCAGTCGTCGGGACGCTCCCAAAGGTCGGCGAAGGTCACGGGCATCGGGTCGGCCGCGCCCGGCTCGACGGGTTGCAGGGCCTTGCGGTAGGCGTCGAGGTCGGCCAGCGTGAGCGGATCGTCCCCAACCTGATTCGGAGCGGCCGCGAGGGGCGATCCGGCCAGGCCGATTACCAGCAACAGCAGCAGCAACCGCACCCCCCCGCAGGCGAAGCCGAGCGATCGCCGAAGCGCGGAGCGGCGCGCGATCATGGCAAGCCCCCCCCTGCCGGATCGGCGGCCGGACCGGCCAGGCGGACCGAGTCGACCCCTGCGGCCGAGCAGGAGCCGATGATCCGCGCCGCCTCCTCGTAGCGGAGGCGGTCGTCGGCTTCGAGCCGGACCTTCACCGGCTCGCCGGCCAGTTGCTCGCGATAGCGGCGGAGCCGGTCGCGGAGGGCCGCCGGATCGGGAACGGGAGCCCCCTGGAGGGTCAACGAGACGAGGTCGCCCAGCTCGTCGGCCTCGGCCCGGACGAGCAGGTCGGTCTCCAGGTCGGGCATCGAGGCGGCCGATCCGGGACGCGGGCTTCCTTCTGATGCGTCGGGAGCGGCCACCAACGCCGCCGGGGTCGCGGGCAGGTACAGGTCAATCCGCGTCTCACCGCTCGGGGCCTGGAAGGTGAGGATGAAGAAGGCGAGGAGCTGGAAGGACATGTCGAGCATCGGCGCGACCGGAAACTCGACGATGTGCTCGGGAGACTTCTTCCATCTCGTGTGGGGGGCGGTGTCGGGTCCGAGCATGGTCATGGCCGCGCCTCCTCCATCATGACGACCAGGCTGAACCGGGCGAACCCGGAGCGCTGGGCCGTGGCCAGGCTCGACCGAACCGCGCCGAACGGGGCGTCGCGATCGGCCCGAATAATGACCTGGGTGGTCAGCTCATCGAGCGATTCCCCGAGCAGCGAGGCCCCCCGGAAGCGTCGGGCGGCCTGCTCGGTCCACCACTCCTGGGCCTCGGCACCGCTGCGCTCGCGGTTGCCGGCGATCAGGCGTCCGGCAGCGTCGATGACGACCACCAGGCGATCATCGCTGGCCAATGCTCCCGGCAAGGCGGCCGGGGCGACGGGCAAGCGGACCTCGCGATCAGCCGTTTCAATCTGTGTGCCGAAGTGGACGAGCATCATGAAGAACGTGATGAGCTGCAAGACGACGTCGAGCAGCGGCGTCAGGTTCATTTCCAGGCGGTACGGGTCGCCTTCGGGGTCGCGTCTCGGCATGGGGCTTGACCGGCCTGATCACGAAAAAAAAAGAGCGCCGCGCGTGAACAATAGAACCGCGTGAATCAGTCGTCTCGCGAGGGCGAAGGCCCGCCGAGCGGGGTCCGAGGCGGGTTCGTCGGGCTACTCGGCGGAGGCATCGGCATGGCTCCGGTGCTGGGCGCGACGGCCAGAGGATGGGGCGATCGAACCCCCGATGCAAACTGCTCCAGAAGGGACTCGGCCGCCAGCTCGACCTCAAGCGAGAGCCGGGCAATCCGATTGCGAAAGATGGCGTAGAAGGTGATCGCCGGAATGGCCACGCCGATGCCGAGCAGGGTGGCGAAGAGGGCCGTCGAGATGCCGCCGGCCAGCAGGCTGGCCTCGGGCTGCCCCTCGGCTGACATGGCCCGGAAGGCGATGATCATGCCGTAGACCGTGCCAAACAGGCCGATCAGCGGGCCAAGCGTGCCGACGGTGGCCAGATAGGCCGTGCGGTGCTCCATCTCCATCGTCACGTCGTCGTTGACCATCTGCATCGACCGCAAGGCCGCCGGCTGGCCGTTGGGCAGCTTGCGGACGCCGGCCGAAAGCACCCGACCCAGGAACGACCGATCGCTGTTGACGATCTCGAAGGCCGTCGAGTACTGCCGTTGCATCAGTTGTGTGTTCAGGTCGCGGGTCAGACGCTCGGGAATCGCCACCCCCCGGCGGTACTCGAAGTACATCCAGACGACCAGCGCCACCAGATAGAACGACATCAAGAGCAAGACCACGCCGATCGGCCCGGTCGAGGTGATCATCAGCTTCAGAAACGACGTGTCGAAGCCTCCGGTCGATTCCTCGGCAGCGGCAGCAGGCATTTCCTCGGCCTGGCCGAACACGACCAGGGGAGCCAACAGCACGGCCAAAAGGATAACCGGGGCCGCGATCACACGCCGTCGGCCGATTCGGGGGCACAGCATCCTGGGCACGGATCGGGTCCACCTGGGGTCGGGCGCGGCGTCTCGACCGGCAGCCGATGACCCGAACGGGCCGATCGAGCTGCACGAAGACATTCATCTTAGTCCAATTCTTAACTTGCGACAACGCCTGCCGATTGGGCCAAACCCGAGTGCCGACTTCTGGAGCAATGCCGGTTCCGAAAGGGTTCGCCGGACCCGTCGAGTCACCCTATTGAAGAGCGCTCCATGCGATCCGGAAGGGAAACGGGTGCGACTTCGCGTTTCGTGCGGGGTCGTCGCGCCCCAGCCGGATGGCACAGGTTTTCGGGTGGCACGGGTTCCGTCCCCGTGTTCGGTGCAGGGACATGGGTGACACCTGCAAAGGACGGGGGGGTCGAGTCTTCAAAAGAGAGACTCGCTCCAACCAACAACGCCAGGACGCCCCAGCCACTCCCGGCCGCCTTTTCCGCAACGATCCCGCAACCCCGAAACTTTAGCGATCGTTCCGGCCGCTCGTTGGAAAAAAAGCGGCCGCGGCTGTGGCGAGCCGGGCGGGTCGATCGGACTGTTCGGGTTTGTCGGTAGGTCAAGTGGGCGATGACCTTGCACAAAGGCCCCTCGACGGGGGATGATGGTGGCGTGACTGATCCAGACCCGTCAAGGTCGTCTCTTTTTGAGGCGATCGAACCGAAGTCCGGCCTCGGTCGTAGAAGCCGCAAACTCCTCCCGCTCCGATCGCTCTGCGCTCCGATCTCGGGGCGAGCGCAATCGCTTCGGTCATTCGGCCGGAAGGGTCAACGCGGGAACGTCTGATCGGATTCTTCCGTGATCGCAATCGCATCGATCCGTCGTCTGCTTTTGAAGTCGCAACGCCCTTGACCCCGTTTCACTCGGGTCGGGCTGAGCCCTTCGCTCGCATTTTCTTTTCGTTTTTTCGAACTCATCCAGCATGCAGGGCGCCTGGCGATGAACTCCGACGTCATCATCGAGACCCGGAACCTGACCAAGGTCTACCGCGATTTCTGGGGGCGCCCGAAGGTGCTGGCCCTCAAGGCCCTGGACCTGAAGGTTCACCGAGGGGAAATCTTTGGCCTGCTCGGCCCCAACGGCTCGGGCAAAACCACGACAATCAAGCTCTTGCTTGGCCTCCTCTTCCCGACCGAAGGAGAGGCCTTCCTCTTCGGCGAGTCGGCCACCAATGTCGCCAAGAACGAGCGGCTTGGCTACCTGCCCGAAGAGTCGTACCTCTACAAGTTCCTCAACGCCGAAGAAACGCTCCACTTCTACGGCCGCTTGTTCAAAATCAGCCCGAGCGAGCGAAAAAAGCGGGTCGATCAACTGATCGACATGGTCGGCCTGACCGCCGCCAAGCACCGGCAGATTCGCGAATACTCCAAGGGCATGCAGCGCCGGATCGGTCTGGCCCAGGCACTCATCAACGACCCGGAGATGATCCTGCTCGACGAGCCGACCTCGGGCCTCGACCCGATCGGCACCTCCGAGATCAAGGACCGCATCCGAGAGCTTCGCGAGCGCGGCAAGACGATCATCCTCTCCGGCCACTTGCTGGCCGACATGCAGGACATCTGCGACCGGATCGCCATTTTGCACCGCGGCGAGCTGAAGGAGCTGGGCGAGGTCCGCGACCTCTTGACCGTGCAGGACGTCACCCAGATCAAGACCAAGGACCTGCCCCCGGCCGCACTGCCCGAAATCGAGGCGATCATCAAGCGACACGGCGGCGAGGTTCTGGCCGTCGATCACCCGACGACCACGCTCGAAGAGCTCTTCCTGCGGATCGTCCGCGAGAGTGACCTGCACCCTGGCCGCCGACGGGTGGGCGACCGCCCCGGCATGCCCGCCTCGGCCGCGGGAGACGGCGCCCCCGCCGCTCCGGAGACTGCGGCCAAGGGGTCCTGAGTCGATCGTCGTGGTCGTCCACCGAGGTGGACGACCACGACACGCTCCCTCAAGGGCTCATCACGGGCCTCGCGGCGATTGTTTCCCTTCATTCCCGTCCTTTATCCGCTTCTGGAGTCTCCCCGAGCGATG is part of the Tautonia rosea genome and encodes:
- a CDS encoding DUF3472 domain-containing protein, with protein sequence MRDARFVVMALFAMLAVSGSVGSGIVPGQEARDEGSYAPMPWHLVDMWWDLHAPMPFESLAVDVAISDDVPASVNLYIAPIGLGHLGDTPFYGGIQTQADGYTRDDQRLRRIGPGFLFSMWGERRLDAIRPSAGGLLQSSGHEGDFISVRRPHAWSKGTYTYRLVRMDREEIDGAPFTWVGAFVYSHERHENIFIGALRVPGENLVLKPSIANFVEIYGPLRPVSEIPELTVTFGPPVINGRPAPLRRATAVYPNGVPDVADAVAKDGSIVITVGRPVANREARQVVLIDGEQKGTP
- a CDS encoding RNA polymerase sigma factor, whose amino-acid sequence is MAASEADMLLIAQIREGDMRAWQVLIERYEGRLLAFVDSRLHDRATSEDVVQETFIGFLTSLPNFDDRRDLEAYLFSIAAHKLTDQLRRQGRRPIDQFGSDDHGRPLEEVAGPARAASSIARSSERRDAEERLLTEALGQIIADWQAKGDFNRLRCLELLIVKGWANKDVATHLDLTEQAVASYKFQTISRLKEMARRAGMSLGGLD
- a CDS encoding vWA domain-containing protein, whose translation is MPLELGRSPLTDLRALLGSAAFHGAILIVCSLFVLQAVLPRGASDEEPPGLVGEIGPVDNRASGVAPGGGPGDLGGTLTPEQMERLGAMVDVQATTMTDPDAVADSLIDEILAVPTAASPNDGAEPLPLPTMPGVGVLPGPGTGGGGGDGGGSGGGQGQGIGAGTEFFGAKERATSFVYVIDRSASMTNRSSIDMAKRELLASLRRLPDDARFGVVFYNERATPFLDATGRPRMMPADSANKARFESRLSDIPADGGTNHVDALMAAYAMQPEVIFFLTDADDMTDREAELLIRAAGPIRVQAIEFGIGPDSGLSVPLRTLANATGGGYRYINVMTFAAQRFSRD
- a CDS encoding ExbD/TolR family protein, with the protein product MTMLGPDTAPHTRWKKSPEHIVEFPVAPMLDMSFQLLAFFILTFQAPSGETRIDLYLPATPAALVAAPDASEGSPRPGSAASMPDLETDLLVRAEADELGDLVSLTLQGAPVPDPAALRDRLRRYREQLAGEPVKVRLEADDRLRYEEAARIIGSCSAAGVDSVRLAGPAADPAGGGLP
- a CDS encoding ExbD/TolR family protein, producing MPRRDPEGDPYRLEMNLTPLLDVVLQLITFFMMLVHFGTQIETADREVRLPVAPAALPGALASDDRLVVVIDAAGRLIAGNRERSGAEAQEWWTEQAARRFRGASLLGESLDELTTQVIIRADRDAPFGAVRSSLATAQRSGFARFSLVVMMEEARP
- a CDS encoding MotA/TolQ/ExbB proton channel family protein, with amino-acid sequence MLCPRIGRRRVIAAPVILLAVLLAPLVVFGQAEEMPAAAAEESTGGFDTSFLKLMITSTGPIGVVLLLMSFYLVALVVWMYFEYRRGVAIPERLTRDLNTQLMQRQYSTAFEIVNSDRSFLGRVLSAGVRKLPNGQPAALRSMQMVNDDVTMEMEHRTAYLATVGTLGPLIGLFGTVYGMIIAFRAMSAEGQPEASLLAGGISTALFATLLGIGVAIPAITFYAIFRNRIARLSLEVELAAESLLEQFASGVRSPHPLAVAPSTGAMPMPPPSSPTNPPRTPLGGPSPSRDD
- a CDS encoding ABC transporter ATP-binding protein, giving the protein MNSDVIIETRNLTKVYRDFWGRPKVLALKALDLKVHRGEIFGLLGPNGSGKTTTIKLLLGLLFPTEGEAFLFGESATNVAKNERLGYLPEESYLYKFLNAEETLHFYGRLFKISPSERKKRVDQLIDMVGLTAAKHRQIREYSKGMQRRIGLAQALINDPEMILLDEPTSGLDPIGTSEIKDRIRELRERGKTIILSGHLLADMQDICDRIAILHRGELKELGEVRDLLTVQDVTQIKTKDLPPAALPEIEAIIKRHGGEVLAVDHPTTTLEELFLRIVRESDLHPGRRRVGDRPGMPASAAGDGAPAAPETAAKGS